Proteins from one Telopea speciosissima isolate NSW1024214 ecotype Mountain lineage chromosome 1, Tspe_v1, whole genome shotgun sequence genomic window:
- the LOC122651923 gene encoding receptor-like protein kinase, which translates to MEAVIKVFYLFISVIVCTCICYVSALSSDGEALLSLLNNLSVPSSINSSWKSSDSTPCYWQGIECDPTHSVISLNLSSLGISGTLGPEIGRLRYLKTIDFSVNNFSGSLPVELESCRSLEYLELSSNVFTGEIPGSWEMLRNLSYFSLYQNSLSGEIPEFLFQFPNLETVYLNNNGFNGSIPSNVGNATELVSLWLNSNQLSGTIPPSIGNCTKLEDLYLNDNKLVGILPDSLNNLENLINLYMETNSLSGRIPLGLGHCKRLSALVLSDNQFSGEIPSSLGNCSGLTIFAAVSDGLTGHIPSSLGLLTELTFLYLSGNQLSGNIPPELGNCKSLEELMLKENQLQGEIPSELGMLKSLKQLQLYTNQLTGEIPTSIWTIPTLEVFHVYNNNLSGELPLEMTELRNLRNISLFNNKFSGVIPSTLGINSSLLELDFTNNLFSGEIPPNLCFGKQLQLLTMGANLLHGSISADVGSCPTLRRLILQENSLTGSLPHFIENPNLLFMDISGNNINGTIPPSLGSCTNLTSIDLSRNKLMGPIPPDLGNLVGLEFLNLSYNHLQGPFPPDISNCVKLYYLNVASNSLNGSVPGSIRNLTELTNLILGENRFTGGIPDFLSNFNKLVELQIGGNLLGGNIPASIGELQSLNIALNLSGNELTGQIPSEMGKLTMLQRLDISYNNLTGSLATLNQLESLIEVNVSYNLFTGPLPDALMKFLSSSPSSFLGNSGLCVNCHLSSAGSCGHNILSPCRQYQSCDCKKGLSKLKIAMIALGSSLFCVLVILLLSYLLYWCRRESSDIEIFAYEGSSLLLIKVMEATDNLNERFIIGRGAHGTVYKASLDQEKIYAVKKFTFAGQKEARASMIREIETIGKIRHRNLVKFEEFWLREKYGLILYKYLENRSLHDVLHEHNPAQILGWDVRYRTALGTAQGLAYLHNDCIPPIVHRDIKPNNILLDSDMEPHISDFGIAKFMDNSSTSNRSATVAGTIGYFAPEITYAMGKGKEADVYSYGVVLLELVTRKKAVDTSLPEGMDLVSWVRSTWINTESIHGIVDPSLMEEIMDSTVMDEVIDVLLVGLKCTEKQPSDRPPIKDVVKLLIGAKAHHGQDKFKH; encoded by the exons ATGGAAGCAGTTATCAAGGTTTTCTACTTGTTCATCTCTGTTATTGTTTGTACTTGTATCTGTTATGTCTCTGCTTTGAGTTCTGATGGAGAAGCTCTGCTTTCTCTACTCAATAACCTTTCAGTTCCTTCCTCGATCAATTCGAGCTGGAAATCATCCGATTCCACTCCCTGTTACTGGCAAGGAATAGAGTGTGACCCTACACACAGTGTGATCTCGTTGAACTTGTCAAGTCTGGGGATTTCTGGTACATTGGGACCTGAGATTGGCCGTCTAAGGTACCTAAAGACCATTGATTTTAGCGTCAATAATTTCTCAGGTTCACTACCAGTTGAATTAGAGAGCTGTAGATCTCTAGAATATTTGGAACTTTCATCAAATGTGTTCACTGGAGAGATACCAGGAAGCTGGGAAATGTTGAGGAATCTGTCATATTTTTCCCTTTATCAGAATTCTCTGAGTGGAGAGATACCTGAATTCTTGTTCCAATTTCCAAATTTGGAAACTGTGTATCTAAACAACAATGGGTTCAATGGTTCAATCCCGTCGAATGTAGGAAATGCAACTGAGCTTGTGTCTCTATGGTTGAATAGTAATCAGTTATCAGGAACTATACCTCCCTCTATTGGGAACTGCACTAAACTGGAAGATCTTTATCTGAATGATAACAAATTGGTTGGAATTTTGCCCGACAGTCTGAACAACCTTGAAAACCTCATTAATTTGTATATGGAAACAAACAGTTTAAGTGGTAGGATTCCATTGGGTTTGGGTCATTGTAAGAGATTGAGTGCATTGGTTTTATCTGACAACCAGTTTAGTGGAGAAATCCCTTCAAGCTTGGGCAACTGCAGTGGCTTGACGATCTTTGCTGCTGTCAGTGATGGTTTAACGGGGCATATTCCGTCTTCCCTTGGTTTATTGACGGAGCTTACGTTTCTATACCTTTCTGGAAACCAATTGTCAGGGAATATACCGCCTGAGCTTGGGAACTGTAAATCCTTGGAAGAGTTAATGTTGAAGGAAAACCAGCTCCAAGGAGAAATTCCAAGTGAACTGGGGATGTTGAAAAGCTTAAAGCAGCTTCAATTGTACACCAACCAATTGACTGGAGAGATTCCAACAAGCATTTGGACGATTCCAACCCTTGAGGTTTTCCATGTTTATAACAACAATTTGTCTGGGGAATTACCATTGGAGATGACTGAACTTCGAAACCTGAGAAACATTTCATTGTTCAACAACAAGTTTTCTGGAGTCATACCCTCAACCTTGGGGATAAACAGTAGCTTATTGGAGTTGGATTTCACTAACAATTTGTTTTCTGGTGAAATCCCACCAAACCTTTGCTTTGGGAAACAATTGCAACTCTTGACCATGGGTGCCAATCTACTGCACGGTAGCATATCTGCAGATGTTGGAAGCTGTCCGACCTTGAGAAGGTTGATTCTCCAAGAAAACAGTCTCACTGGCTCTCTTCCACATTTCATAGAAAACCCAAACCTCTTATTCATGGACATCAGTGGAAATAATATAAATGGGACAATTCCTCCAAGCTTGGGGAGTTGTACAAATCTTACATCAATTGACTTGTCTCGGAATAAGTTGATGGGGCCTATACCTCCTGATCTAGGAAACCTTGTGGGTTTGGAGTTTTTGAACCTCTCTTATAACCATTTGCAAGGCCCATTTCCTCCGGATATCTCAAACTGTGTCAAACTGTATTATCTGAATGTGGCTTCCAACTCATTGAATGGTTCAGTGCCCGGGAGTATAAGGAACCTAACAGAATTAACAAATTTGATTTTGGGAGAAAATCGTTTCACTGGGGGAATTCCAGATTTCTTGTCAAATTTTAATAAACTTGTAGAGCTACAGATTGGGGGAAATTTGCTGGGAGGTAATATTCCAGCATCAATTGGAGAACTGCAGAGTCTGAACATTGCTTTGAATCTCAGTGGTAATGAATTGACCGGGCAAATTCCATCAGAGATGGGGAAGTTGACTATGCTACAAAGATTGGATATTTCTTACAACAATCTGACAGGAAGTTTAGCAACACTTAATCAACTAGAGTCACTAATTGAGGTGAATGTTTCATATAATCTCTTCACTGGTCCACTACCGGACGCATTGATGAAGTTCCTGagttcttctccatcttcattCTTGGGGAATTCTGGCCTTTGTGTTAATTGTCATCTAAGTAGTGCTGGATCATGTGGTCATAACATTTTAAGTCCATGTCGTCAGTATCAGTCATGTGATTGTAAGAAAGGCCTTAGTAAACTAAAGATTGCAATGATAGCACTTGGATCATCTTTGTTCTGTGTTCTGGTGATTCTCTTGTTGAGCTATTTGCTTTACTGGTGCAGAAGAGAATCATCAGACATTGAAATCTTTGCCTATGAAGGTTCATCTCTGTTACTGATCAAGGTGATGGAGGCTACTGATAATCTGAATGAAAGATTCATTATTGGAAGAGGAGCTCATGGGACTGTTTACAAGGCATCGTTGGATCAGGAGAAGATTTATGCTGTAAAGAAGTTTACATTTGCAGGACAGAAAGAAGCACGTGCAAGCATGATCAGAGAAATCGAAACTATTGGGAAAATCAGGCACCGGAATCTTGTGAAATTTGAAGAGTTCTGGTTAAGAGAGAAGTATGGATTGATCTTGTACAAGTACTTGGAGAACAGAAGCCTTCATGATGTATTACATGAGCACAATCCTGCTCAAATCCTTGGGTGGGATGTTCGTTACAGAACAGCACTGGGAACAGCCCAAGGATTGGCTTATCTCCACAACGACTGTATTCCTCCTATTGTGCACAGAGATATCAAACCAAACAACATACTTTTGGACTCAGATATGGAACCTCATATCTCTGATTTTGGCATTGCCAAGTTCATGGATAACTCTTCCACTTCGAATCGGTCAGCCACAGTTGCGGGCACTATTGGATATTTTGCACCAG AGATTACATATGCAATGGGAAAGGGCAAGGAAGCAGATGTGTACTCCTATGGGGTCGTCTTGCTTGAGTTGGTAACCCGTAAAAAGGCCGTGGATACTTCATTACCAGAAGGCATGGACTTGGTGAGTTGGGTACGCTCAACCTGGATCAACACTGAATCCATCCATGGAATTGTGGATCCTAGTCTAATGGAAGAAATCATGGATTCAACTGTCATGGACGAAGTAATTGATGTGCTCTTGGTGGGTTTGAAATGTACAGAAAAGCAGCCAAGTGACAGACCGCCGATTAAAGATGTGGTGAAACTGCTAATAGGTGCAAAAGCTCATCATGGTCAGGATAAGTTCAAACACTAA